A genomic stretch from Actinomycetota bacterium includes:
- a CDS encoding hydrogenase iron-sulfur subunit — protein sequence MALELPGVVFAKDHGYACSDPGQILIKESIKEYNLNRVVVSACSPRLHEPTFRVCVYEAGLNSYLMEMANIREHCTWVHPDYPEEAFEKAFDLIRSAVAKARYLSPLETIKVPVTNKALVIGAGIAGISAALDLGDMGYETYLIEKEPSIGGRMAQLDKTFPTMDCSIUILAPKMVDAARHPKIRIFSYSEVEEVSGFVGNFKVKIKKKPQYVIADKCTGCGLCVDVCPIEVPNEFDEGTTTRKAIYVPFAQAVPLVYTIDMDACIECYKCVKACGKLEAIDFSQKEEITELDVGIIIVATGYDIYDPTPIQQYGYGRYPNVLTALELERLLDESGPTTGKLYRPSDMKIPGKVAFIQCVGSRDDIHEYCSGFCCMYTIKNSLIMREKYPDLDISVYYMDIRTPAKGYEEFYKRAREEGIKFIQGKPSEIAQDPNNHNLFIYSEDLAKGKAIRDEADIVILSTAAEPRPDSRTLGSKLGVTSGTSGFYMESHPKLKPIDTPTEGVFLAGSAQGPKDIPYSVAQGSAASSRASRILSSPEWEIEPLIAFVDADKCRNVRKKCAICETRCPYGAIIAPEGKPAYVIGAKCHGCGTCVADCPEGAITQMHYTDAQIVAQIHAILREKPEEKILVFTCHWCSFGAADTAGTSRFKYPPDNRIIKVMCSGRLDRKFIYEAFRMSAGMVLASGCHRQDCHYITGQQHAERRLKAVPKILERAGISPERFRVEWMSAAEGQTFSKVMKELSETLKSIGIKKIQEENKKAKPELEKRIKAFREDPDVSKILEAGKKIK from the coding sequence ATGGCTTTAGAACTTCCTGGTGTTGTATTTGCTAAAGATCATGGATATGCTTGTTCAGATCCTGGCCAGATATTGATAAAAGAGAGTATAAAGGAATATAACCTCAACAGGGTTGTAGTCTCAGCCTGTTCTCCAAGATTACATGAACCTACATTTAGAGTTTGTGTTTACGAAGCAGGGTTAAATTCATATTTAATGGAGATGGCAAATATAAGAGAACATTGTACTTGGGTTCATCCTGATTATCCAGAAGAAGCTTTTGAGAAAGCATTTGATTTGATTCGTTCCGCTGTAGCTAAGGCAAGGTATCTATCACCACTCGAAACTATAAAAGTTCCCGTAACAAATAAAGCTTTAGTAATTGGAGCAGGTATTGCAGGAATCAGTGCTGCTTTAGATCTTGGTGATATGGGATATGAAACCTATCTTATAGAAAAAGAGCCATCAATTGGTGGTAGAATGGCACAACTTGATAAAACATTCCCCACCATGGACTGCTCTATATGAATTTTAGCCCCAAAGATGGTTGACGCGGCGCGTCACCCGAAGATTAGAATCTTTTCATATAGTGAAGTAGAAGAAGTAAGCGGTTTTGTTGGAAATTTCAAAGTAAAGATAAAGAAAAAACCTCAATATGTTATAGCTGATAAATGTACTGGTTGTGGTCTTTGTGTTGATGTCTGTCCTATAGAAGTTCCAAATGAATTTGATGAAGGTACCACGACAAGAAAAGCAATATATGTTCCATTTGCTCAAGCAGTTCCTTTGGTTTATACAATAGATATGGACGCCTGTATTGAATGTTATAAATGTGTCAAGGCATGTGGTAAGCTTGAGGCTATAGATTTTTCACAGAAGGAAGAAATAACAGAGTTGGATGTTGGAATTATTATAGTAGCTACAGGATATGATATTTATGATCCAACCCCGATACAACAGTATGGATATGGAAGATATCCAAATGTTTTGACTGCTTTAGAATTAGAGAGACTTCTTGATGAAAGTGGTCCAACAACGGGAAAATTATACAGACCCTCAGATATGAAGATTCCAGGGAAAGTGGCATTTATCCAGTGTGTTGGGTCAAGGGATGATATTCACGAATACTGCTCAGGATTTTGCTGTATGTATACAATAAAAAATTCACTTATTATGAGAGAGAAATATCCTGATTTAGATATCTCTGTGTATTATATGGATATAAGAACTCCAGCCAAAGGATATGAGGAGTTCTATAAAAGAGCAAGGGAAGAGGGAATAAAATTTATTCAGGGTAAGCCCTCAGAGATAGCACAAGATCCTAATAATCATAATCTATTCATTTATTCTGAAGACCTGGCTAAAGGAAAGGCAATTAGAGATGAGGCAGATATTGTAATATTATCTACGGCTGCTGAACCTCGACCAGATTCTAGAACATTGGGAAGTAAACTTGGAGTAACTAGTGGTACAAGTGGTTTCTATATGGAGAGCCATCCGAAATTAAAACCAATAGATACTCCTACAGAAGGGGTTTTCTTAGCAGGATCTGCTCAAGGACCAAAGGATATCCCCTATAGTGTTGCTCAGGGTAGTGCTGCTTCCTCAAGAGCGAGTAGGATTTTGTCCAGCCCAGAGTGGGAGATTGAACCTCTAATAGCATTTGTTGATGCTGATAAATGTAGAAATGTCAGGAAAAAGTGTGCTATATGTGAAACAAGATGTCCGTATGGAGCAATTATCGCTCCTGAAGGTAAACCAGCATATGTAATTGGTGCAAAGTGCCATGGTTGTGGAACCTGTGTTGCTGATTGCCCAGAAGGTGCAATAACACAGATGCATTATACAGATGCACAGATTGTAGCTCAAATTCATGCCATATTAAGAGAAAAACCTGAAGAAAAGATATTAGTCTTCACCTGCCATTGGTGTAGTTTTGGCGCTGCTGATACTGCTGGTACAAGCCGCTTCAAATATCCACCTGATAATAGAATAATAAAGGTTATGTGCTCTGGTAGGTTAGATAGAAAATTTATTTATGAAGCTTTCAGGATGAGTGCGGGTATGGTTCTTGCTTCTGGTTGCCATCGCCAAGATTGTCACTACATAACTGGTCAACAGCATGCTGAAAGAAGACTTAAAGCTGTACCAAAGATTTTAGAGAGAGCGGGTATTTCACCAGAAAGATTCAGAGTTGAATGGATGAGTGCAGCTGAGGGGCAAACTTTCTCGAAAGTTATGAAAGAGTTGAGTGAAACTCTTAAATCAATAGGAATTAAAAAAATACAGGAGGAAAATAAAAAGGCAAAACCTGAATTGGAAAAAAGAATAAAAGCTTTCAGAGAAGATCCAGATGTATCCAAAATTTTAGAAGCTGGTAAAAAGATAAAATAG
- a CDS encoding 4Fe-4S dicluster domain-containing protein, giving the protein MKIEKDLKKLIEEIGGEDFQKKVQVCYQCGTCVGGCPVAWVNENFNPRKIILALSRGEIKDIITNDLLWFCCYCHTCLERCPQKILVSEIIAKLKNIAAKVRDIPEGYINELKMIAKTGRTSSVSSASERRRDILNLPKISQVSVEKEINKILEETGSNLFLEKE; this is encoded by the coding sequence ATGAAGATTGAAAAAGATTTGAAAAAGTTGATAGAAGAAATTGGAGGAGAGGATTTTCAAAAGAAAGTTCAGGTCTGTTATCAATGTGGCACCTGTGTTGGAGGGTGTCCAGTAGCTTGGGTAAATGAAAATTTTAATCCAAGAAAGATTATATTAGCACTCTCTCGAGGAGAGATAAAAGATATTATTACTAATGATCTGCTCTGGTTCTGTTGTTATTGCCACACTTGCCTTGAAAGATGTCCCCAAAAAATACTTGTCTCTGAGATTATAGCTAAATTAAAAAATATTGCAGCAAAAGTTAGAGATATTCCAGAGGGATATATAAATGAACTTAAAATGATAGCTAAAACAGGTAGAACATCTTCTGTTAGCTCAGCTTCAGAAAGAAGAAGGGATATTTTAAATTTGCCAAAAATATCCCAAGTTTCCGTAGAAAAAGAAATCAATAAAATCTTAGAAGAAACTGGCTCAAATTTGTTTTTAGAAAAAGAGTAA
- a CDS encoding CoB--CoM heterodisulfide reductase iron-sulfur subunit B family protein, translating to MKVAKTSKVDNKTKNKNKDYLLFKGCLIPTSLPYMEIAARKSLEILGVETTETDDFSCCPDPVGIKAVSELTWLSIGARNLSIAQELGKDILTLCNGCYETLKETSHYLTEDKNLLEKVNEILSSSNRKYNGNTVVKHIAEVLYLDIAPAQISHIIKKPLYGLKVAAFYGCHLVRPSEIMNFDDPENPKSLDELITALGADSVPRMRKMFCCGAPLLGVNMELSLKIAKENLDNIKESKADCIVTLCPFCQTQFDRNQQVVERKFNKKYNLPTFYYPELLCLALGVDIKQLGFNLHRVKVDSALNKII from the coding sequence ATGAAAGTAGCAAAAACATCTAAAGTAGATAATAAGACAAAAAACAAAAATAAGGATTATTTATTATTTAAAGGTTGTTTAATACCAACCTCCCTTCCCTATATGGAAATAGCTGCAAGAAAATCGTTAGAAATTTTAGGGGTTGAAACAACAGAAACTGATGATTTTTCCTGTTGTCCAGACCCAGTAGGAATAAAGGCGGTAAGTGAGCTAACCTGGCTTTCTATAGGAGCAAGAAATCTCTCTATTGCTCAAGAATTGGGGAAAGATATTCTTACCCTTTGCAATGGATGTTATGAGACATTAAAAGAGACAAGCCATTATTTAACAGAAGATAAAAATCTTTTAGAAAAGGTGAATGAAATATTATCATCCTCTAATAGAAAATATAATGGAAACACTGTGGTTAAACATATTGCAGAAGTTTTATATTTAGATATAGCACCTGCTCAAATATCTCATATAATAAAAAAACCTTTGTATGGATTAAAAGTTGCAGCATTTTATGGATGCCATTTAGTTAGACCCAGTGAAATAATGAATTTTGATGACCCAGAAAATCCAAAAAGTTTAGATGAATTAATTACTGCTTTAGGTGCTGATAGTGTTCCCAGAATGAGGAAAATGTTTTGCTGTGGTGCTCCTTTATTAGGAGTAAATATGGAACTATCACTAAAAATTGCTAAGGAAAATTTGGATAATATAAAAGAATCCAAAGCAGATTGTATTGTAACATTATGTCCATTTTGTCAGACACAATTTGATAGAAATCAGCAGGTAGTAGAGAGAAAATTTAATAAAAAATATAATTTACCTACTTTTTATTACCCTGAATTACTTTGTCTTGCGCTTGGAGTTGATATAAAACAATTAGGTTTTAATCTTCATAGAGTGAAAGTTGATTCAGCACTTAATAAAATCATATAA
- a CDS encoding 4Fe-4S dicluster domain-containing protein, whose protein sequence is MKRGTPVKIDKRDKLILEMKTITKTYLLTLDKELCCGCEICTLICPKEALSLIDAKIENGSLIEKPKIDADPSKCIYCGECVILCPYNAFKLEVNDKESIPSIDLEAFPTLIKEIEVDVKKCIPDCKLACQEGCPFEAIEVIYEKEIEVSKKEEKTEGSEKERKLTESQEKKKKIEKIKKITDVKIDEIKCTYCSKCVYDCPYNAIKVTKPIEGKISINYELMSKGFKAAADVCPTKAIIYNEKEGKLKLEDNWCLYCGACRLVSPENAIILERTKILHEYIESGAWNKALEKLISSEELAKELRIKAANKIRYWILESKIP, encoded by the coding sequence TTGAAAAGGGGAACTCCTGTAAAGATAGATAAGAGAGATAAGTTAATACTTGAGATGAAAACAATCACAAAAACCTATTTGCTTACACTGGATAAAGAACTATGCTGTGGATGTGAGATATGTACATTAATATGTCCCAAGGAAGCTCTTAGTTTAATAGATGCAAAAATTGAGAATGGCTCATTAATTGAAAAGCCAAAAATTGATGCTGACCCAAGTAAATGTATATATTGTGGAGAATGTGTAATCCTCTGTCCATATAATGCATTTAAATTAGAAGTAAATGATAAAGAATCAATTCCCTCAATAGATTTAGAAGCATTCCCTACTTTGATTAAGGAGATAGAAGTAGATGTTAAAAAATGTATACCTGATTGTAAACTTGCCTGTCAAGAAGGGTGTCCATTTGAAGCTATAGAAGTTATATATGAAAAAGAAATTGAAGTTTCTAAAAAAGAGGAGAAGACTGAAGGTTCAGAGAAAGAAAGAAAGTTAACGGAATCTCAAGAGAAAAAGAAAAAAATAGAAAAAATTAAGAAGATAACAGATGTAAAGATAGATGAAATAAAATGTACTTATTGCTCAAAATGTGTTTATGACTGCCCTTATAATGCTATAAAAGTTACAAAACCTATTGAAGGAAAAATATCTATAAATTATGAACTAATGTCTAAAGGATTTAAAGCTGCAGCTGATGTATGTCCTACTAAAGCAATTATATACAATGAGAAAGAGGGTAAATTAAAATTGGAAGATAATTGGTGCTTATACTGTGGAGCATGCAGACTTGTAAGCCCTGAAAACGCAATAATTTTAGAGAGAACAAAAATATTACATGAATATATTGAATCAGGTGCATGGAATAAAGCATTAGAAAAACTAATATCTTCTGAAGAGTTGGCTAAAGAATTAAGAATAAAAGCTGCAAATAAAATTAGGTACTGGATTTTAGAATCAAAAATCCCCTGA
- a CDS encoding nitroreductase family protein has translation MELQETLLSRRSVRKFADKEVEKEKIFRAIEVADLSPSAHNSRPWRFDVIYNKNLKNRIAKVHDGKLDKKLTNGVSFPNKLRVRLIMLMAKKVITKASLIIVAWNTRPLLNMLGDYKKGNHEKSDIAYQFVHDMEIESISNSIYSIQLLLHSMGIGSVWMGISVLKEAEIKEILKSKDQLVSILAVGYPLYKSREKKIRDINSYVNTYE, from the coding sequence ATGGAGTTACAAGAAACGTTGCTAAGTAGAAGAAGTGTAAGGAAATTTGCAGATAAAGAGGTTGAAAAAGAAAAGATATTTAGAGCTATTGAAGTTGCAGATTTATCACCATCTGCTCACAACTCAAGACCCTGGAGGTTTGATGTTATATACAATAAAAATTTAAAAAATAGAATTGCTAAAGTTCATGATGGAAAATTAGATAAAAAATTAACAAATGGTGTTAGCTTTCCTAATAAATTGCGAGTTAGACTAATAATGCTTATGGCTAAAAAGGTTATTACGAAAGCATCATTAATTATAGTAGCCTGGAATACTCGACCTTTGTTAAATATGCTGGGAGACTATAAAAAGGGTAATCACGAAAAAAGTGATATTGCTTATCAGTTTGTACATGATATGGAGATAGAGAGCATCTCGAATTCTATATATAGTATCCAACTATTACTTCATTCAATGGGAATAGGATCTGTATGGATGGGTATATCAGTACTAAAAGAAGCTGAAATAAAAGAGATTTTAAAAAGTAAAGATCAATTAGTATCAATTCTTGCTGTTGGTTATCCACTATATAAATCGAGAGAAAAGAAAATAAGAGATATAAACTCATATGTTAATACATACGAATAA
- a CDS encoding HAD family hydrolase, whose protein sequence is MHKKNFFKFKKENTKAVIFDLWGTLVKDESIDESRKFLNKLNKTYLSIKSINSVYNYLYKLSKKPSTKLNIELPVRINFISKFFKIIKIEYQESLKRQEQIELDKVFNRIFNSFNIKLNNSQLTEVLGEYYKSWSNMTKLYDDVLPTLVYIHNKGIKLAVISNTIFEGKLHDSDLKRLGIFKYFDFTIYSSDVGVRKPDSKIFKVVLEKLKVSPDEAIFVGDRLYDDIKGAKSVGMTAVLKEKRPYTGEEEIVPDLVIKNISDLKLYI, encoded by the coding sequence GTGCACAAGAAGAATTTTTTTAAATTTAAAAAGGAAAATACTAAAGCTGTTATTTTTGATTTGTGGGGAACGCTTGTAAAGGATGAAAGCATAGATGAGAGCAGGAAATTTCTCAATAAACTAAACAAGACATATCTATCTATAAAAAGTATAAACAGTGTATATAATTATTTATATAAATTAAGTAAAAAACCCTCAACCAAATTAAATATAGAATTACCAGTAAGAATAAATTTTATCTCTAAGTTTTTTAAAATTATAAAAATTGAATATCAAGAGAGTCTAAAAAGGCAGGAACAGATTGAATTAGACAAGGTTTTTAACAGAATTTTTAATTCATTTAATATAAAACTTAACAATAGCCAATTAACTGAAGTTTTAGGAGAGTATTATAAATCGTGGTCAAATATGACAAAATTATATGATGATGTACTACCCACCCTTGTCTACATTCATAATAAAGGTATCAAATTAGCTGTAATTTCTAATACCATATTTGAAGGAAAACTTCATGATAGTGACTTAAAAAGGTTAGGAATATTTAAATATTTTGACTTTACTATTTACTCATCAGATGTTGGGGTAAGGAAACCAGATTCAAAAATTTTTAAAGTTGTATTAGAAAAATTGAAAGTCTCACCAGATGAGGCTATTTTTGTTGGTGACAGATTATATGATGATATAAAAGGAGCTAAAAGTGTGGGAATGACAGCTGTACTGAAGGAGAAGAGACCCTATACAGGTGAAGAAGAAATAGTACCTGATTTAGTTATAAAGAATATATCAGATTTAAAATTATATATATAA
- a CDS encoding histidine phosphatase family protein, translated as MKLDRLDNIELSDLGKEQANLLGKWLQGEYKIDVFYSSKLRRAKETSEIVNNYLNLPIIFKDELREATFYIPDFLSGWSSPFQFGKNLEDTNSIVKGFIKEEDFKVDNLELKKDTSLQPYEIFKSKIEKIIKEIIVKNWDKTILIITHGGVIGTIIRNIIGRHDITIKMDFTAVSKFSWIKEYNRWQIDFVNRTDHLFQSNG; from the coding sequence ATGAAATTAGATAGATTAGATAATATAGAACTAAGTGATTTAGGTAAGGAACAAGCCAATCTCTTAGGTAAATGGCTCCAAGGAGAATATAAGATTGATGTTTTTTATTCAAGTAAATTAAGAAGAGCTAAAGAAACCTCCGAAATTGTTAACAACTATTTAAATCTCCCGATAATTTTTAAAGATGAATTAAGAGAAGCAACATTTTATATTCCCGATTTTCTATCAGGTTGGTCTAGTCCATTTCAGTTTGGAAAAAATTTAGAAGACACAAATTCTATTGTAAAAGGTTTTATAAAAGAGGAAGATTTTAAAGTTGATAATTTAGAGCTAAAAAAAGATACATCTCTACAACCATATGAGATTTTTAAAAGCAAAATTGAAAAAATCATTAAAGAAATAATTGTTAAAAATTGGGATAAAACAATCTTAATAATTACTCACGGAGGAGTAATAGGTACAATAATAAGAAATATAATTGGAAGGCATGATATTACTATTAAAATGGATTTTACAGCAGTAAGTAAATTCTCCTGGATAAAAGAATATAATAGATGGCAAATTGATTTTGTAAACAGGACAGACCATCTTTTCCAATCAAATGGGTGA